Proteins encoded in a region of the Mucilaginibacter sabulilitoris genome:
- a CDS encoding glutaminyl-peptide cyclotransferase encodes MNNKIKGLFFACALLAFGCNNNKPQESASDFSISPEAGTTYKAGDEVKIKVSIPADTKVDSVVYMLDALKLGVGKDTSGISLKTDTISLGIKVITAKVYAAGKDQDVTTNILLLAAKAPEQFTYRVEKTFPHDTSAYTEGLQYIDGVMFESTGEPGHSTIQKVNLQTGKAIQTTKLRDDYFGEGLSVIGDKVVQLTWKNKIGLVYDKASLKLLSTFANNVGVEGWGMCFDGKKLYMDDSTNRIFFLNKDTYQQIGFIDVCDDKGQIDSLNELEYIDGKLYANVYQTDDILVIDPKTGAVLQRIDMKELYPEASRPQDRDWGNNVLNGIAYDAPTKRIFVTGKKWPHMYQVKFVKK; translated from the coding sequence ATGAATAATAAAATAAAAGGTCTTTTTTTTGCCTGCGCTTTGCTGGCGTTTGGTTGTAACAATAATAAACCGCAGGAGAGCGCTTCCGATTTTTCTATAAGCCCCGAAGCGGGTACTACTTACAAAGCAGGCGATGAAGTAAAAATAAAAGTAAGTATCCCAGCAGACACCAAAGTTGATTCGGTTGTGTACATGCTTGATGCCTTAAAATTAGGCGTTGGTAAGGATACATCTGGCATCAGCTTAAAAACCGATACCATTTCTTTAGGCATTAAGGTTATTACCGCAAAAGTTTACGCTGCGGGTAAAGACCAGGATGTAACTACTAATATATTGCTGCTTGCCGCTAAAGCGCCTGAGCAATTTACCTATAGGGTTGAAAAAACTTTTCCGCATGATACCAGCGCCTATACCGAGGGTTTGCAATATATAGATGGTGTAATGTTTGAAAGTACCGGAGAGCCCGGGCACTCAACTATACAAAAGGTAAATCTGCAAACAGGAAAGGCTATTCAAACAACCAAGTTAAGAGATGATTATTTTGGTGAAGGTTTATCGGTTATTGGAGATAAAGTTGTGCAGCTTACCTGGAAAAATAAAATTGGCCTGGTGTATGATAAAGCCAGCCTGAAACTGCTTAGTACCTTTGCTAATAATGTAGGTGTTGAAGGCTGGGGGATGTGCTTTGACGGCAAGAAACTTTATATGGACGACAGTACCAACCGCATCTTTTTTCTGAATAAAGATACTTATCAGCAAATAGGTTTTATTGATGTATGCGACGATAAAGGGCAAATTGATAGCCTAAATGAACTGGAATATATTGACGGTAAATTATACGCCAACGTATACCAAACAGATGATATTTTGGTAATTGACCCTAAAACCGGGGCTGTGCTGCAAAGAATTGATATGAAGGAGCTTTACCCCGAGGCCAGCAGACCGCAGGACAGGGACTGGGGCAATAATGTGCTTAACGGCATTGCCTATGATGCCCCAACTAAACGCATTTTTGTAACCGGAAAAAAATGGCCGCACATGTACCAGGTTAAGTTTGTGAAGAAATAG
- the pgi gene encoding glucose-6-phosphate isomerase, translating to MLPNTDFTTTQSYKYLADHYIDIVSKSLKELFNTDNQRFKKFSIQFEDILLDYSKNRIDDQTIALLIQLAKECSVNKAIEAMFSGEKINVTEGRPVLHIALRNRSNKPIYVDGKDVMPDVNKVLDQMKAFSHAIISGEWKGYTGKPITDVVNIGIGGSDLGPVMVTEALKAYKNHLNLHFVSNVDGTHIVETLKAVDPETTLFLVASKTFTTQETMGNAHSARDWFLAAGAKEADVAKHFAALSTNAAAVEKFGIDTKNMFEFWDWVGGRYSLWSAIGLSIALSIGFDNFAELLDGAHATDEHFRTAEFEQNIPVTLALLGVWYNNFFEAETNAILPYDQYMHRFAAYFQQGDMESNGKHVDRNGKHVEYQTGPIIWGEPGTNGQHAFYQLIHQGTKLIPCDFIAPAQSHNPLGEHHNMLLSNFFAQTEALMNGKTEEVVIEELKAAGKSEAEIAAIAPFKVFEGNRPTNSFLLKKITPHSLGSLIAMYEHKIFVQGIIWNIYSFDQWGVELGKQLAGKILPELKDNSEISSHDSSTNGLINQYKAWR from the coding sequence ATTTAGCAGACCACTACATCGACATCGTATCTAAAAGCTTAAAAGAGCTTTTTAATACTGATAATCAACGATTTAAAAAATTCTCCATTCAGTTTGAGGACATTTTGCTGGATTATTCCAAAAACCGTATCGACGACCAAACCATCGCCTTATTGATACAACTGGCTAAAGAATGTTCAGTAAACAAGGCAATTGAAGCCATGTTCTCGGGCGAAAAGATCAACGTTACCGAAGGTCGGCCGGTACTGCATATCGCTCTGCGCAACCGCAGCAACAAACCCATTTATGTTGACGGAAAAGATGTGATGCCCGATGTAAATAAAGTTCTTGACCAGATGAAGGCCTTTAGCCACGCCATTATCTCAGGCGAATGGAAAGGTTATACCGGCAAACCTATTACCGACGTAGTTAACATAGGTATCGGCGGCTCAGACCTGGGTCCGGTAATGGTTACCGAGGCATTAAAGGCCTACAAAAACCACCTTAACCTACACTTTGTAAGTAATGTGGATGGTACCCATATCGTGGAGACCTTAAAAGCAGTTGATCCGGAAACTACATTGTTCCTGGTTGCTTCAAAAACTTTTACCACGCAGGAAACCATGGGCAACGCGCACAGCGCGCGCGATTGGTTCTTAGCTGCGGGCGCCAAAGAAGCTGATGTAGCCAAGCACTTCGCTGCCTTATCTACTAATGCTGCAGCGGTTGAAAAATTCGGCATTGATACCAAAAACATGTTTGAGTTTTGGGATTGGGTGGGCGGCCGTTACTCTTTATGGAGTGCTATCGGTCTTTCTATAGCCCTAAGCATAGGCTTTGATAATTTTGCCGAACTGTTGGACGGTGCACATGCTACCGACGAACATTTCAGAACGGCTGAATTTGAGCAAAACATCCCGGTTACACTGGCATTGCTTGGCGTATGGTACAATAACTTTTTTGAGGCCGAAACCAACGCCATTTTACCATACGACCAGTACATGCACCGCTTTGCTGCTTATTTTCAGCAGGGCGATATGGAAAGTAACGGTAAACATGTGGACCGCAATGGCAAACATGTGGAATACCAAACCGGCCCAATTATCTGGGGCGAGCCGGGCACCAATGGTCAGCATGCTTTTTACCAGCTGATACACCAGGGCACTAAACTGATCCCTTGCGACTTTATTGCCCCGGCACAATCACACAATCCGCTTGGCGAGCACCATAACATGCTGCTGTCAAACTTTTTTGCGCAAACCGAAGCTTTAATGAACGGCAAAACCGAAGAGGTTGTTATTGAAGAACTGAAAGCTGCCGGAAAATCAGAAGCGGAAATAGCCGCCATTGCACCGTTTAAAGTATTTGAGGGCAACAGGCCAACAAATTCATTCCTGCTTAAAAAAATCACCCCACACAGCCTGGGTTCACTGATAGCCATGTATGAGCATAAAATATTTGTTCAGGGCATTATCTGGAACATTTACAGCTTTGACCAATGGGGTGTTGAGCTGGGCAAGCAACTGGCCGGCAAAATTCTTCCTGAACTTAAAGACAATAGCGAGATCAGCAGCCATGATTCATCAACCAATGGTTTGATTAATCAGTATAAAGCCTGGAGATAG